Sequence from the Microbacterium sp. 1.5R genome:
CCACTCGCGCTCACCTCGACCGCATCGCAGCCGTCGACGGCGACGTTCATGCCTTCCTGCACATCAACGAGGGTGCGCTCGAGGCGGCCGCCGCTGTCGACGCCCAGCGTGCGGCGGGTGAGCAGCTCGGCCCGATCGCCGGCGTGCCGCTCGCGATCAAGGACGTCCTCGTGACGACCGACCAGCCGACGACGAGCGGCTCGCGGATCCTCGAGGGCTACCGCTCGCCGTACGACGCCACGGTCGTCGCCCGCTCGCGCGCGGCGGGGCTGATCCCGCTCGGCAAGACCAACATGGACGAGTTCGCCATGGGGTCCTCGACAGAGCACTCCGCCTACGGTCCCACCCGCAACCCGTGGGACCTCGACCGGATCCCGGGCGGTTCCGGCGGCGGATCGGCGGCAGCAGTCGCCGCTTTCGAGGCTCCGCTGGCACTCGGCTCCGACACCGGCGGCTCGATCCGTCAGCCTGCTCATGTCACCGGCACGGTGGGCGTCAAGCCGACCTACGGCGGCGTCAGCCGCTACGGGGCCATCGCACTCGCCTCCAGCCTCGACCAGGTCGGACCCGTCACGCGTACAGTGCTCGACGCGGGTCTCCTGCACGATGCGATCGGCGGGCACGACCCGAAGGACTCCACGTCTTTGCGTGACGTGTGGCCCTCATTCGCTGACGCGGCCCGTGAGGGCGCGCGCGGTGACGTGCTCAAGGGGCTCAAGGTCGGTGTCATCCGAGAGCTGCCGGACAGCGGGTTCCAGCCCGGTGTCGCGGAATCGTTCCGCAGCGCGCTCGCGGTGATGGAGGCGCAGGGCGCGGAGATCGTCGAGATCGGCGCTCCGCACTTCGAGTACGGCGTCGCGGCCTACTACCTGATCCTGCCTGCGGAGGCGTCGAGCAACCTCGCGAAGTTCGACTCGGTGCGTTTCGGCCTGCGCGTCACGCCCCACGGCACCCCCACCGTCGA
This genomic interval carries:
- the gatA gene encoding Asp-tRNA(Asn)/Glu-tRNA(Gln) amidotransferase subunit GatA — encoded protein: MSDIIRMTAAELADKLASREISSVEATRAHLDRIAAVDGDVHAFLHINEGALEAAAAVDAQRAAGEQLGPIAGVPLAIKDVLVTTDQPTTSGSRILEGYRSPYDATVVARSRAAGLIPLGKTNMDEFAMGSSTEHSAYGPTRNPWDLDRIPGGSGGGSAAAVAAFEAPLALGSDTGGSIRQPAHVTGTVGVKPTYGGVSRYGAIALASSLDQVGPVTRTVLDAGLLHDAIGGHDPKDSTSLRDVWPSFADAAREGARGDVLKGLKVGVIRELPDSGFQPGVAESFRSALAVMEAQGAEIVEIGAPHFEYGVAAYYLILPAEASSNLAKFDSVRFGLRVTPHGTPTVEDVMSATRDAGFGDEVKRRIILGTYALSAGYYDAYYGSAQKVRTLIQQDFANAFAEVDVIATPSAPTTAFKIGEKIDDPLQMYLNDITTIPVNLAGVPGISVPSGLASEDGLPVGIQFIAPAREDARLYKVGAAVETLLVDSWGAPLLTRAPQLVGGTR